The genomic interval CACCCGGCTGCTGGAAGCGGCACGCCGGCTGTTCAACCTCAACGACGATTAACATGAACCCCGCGATCGAAGCCAAACTGGACCACCTGGTCCAGCGGGGCGACGAACTCAATGCCCTGCTCAGCGAACCCGAGGTCATCAACGACCAGAAGCGGTTTCGTGCCCTCGCCCAGGAACACGCCGAGGTAACGCCCGTCGTCGAAAAATATGAGGAATATCGTAGTGCGCAGGCGAACCTTGATTCCGTGGAAGGAATGTTGCGCGATTCCGATGCCGAGATGCGTTCCATGGCGCAGGAGGAACTGCCCCAGGCCCAGGAACGGGTTGCCGCGCTGGAAGACGAGTTGAAGAAATTGTTGCTGCCACGTGACCCCAACGATAGCCGCAACGTATTTCTTGAAATTCGTGCCGGTACCGGGGGCGACGAGGCCAGTCTGTTTGCGGCCGACCTGTTTCGCATGTACAGCGCCTACGCCGAGAAGCGTGGATGGAAGGTGGAAGTCCTCAGCAGCCATGGCAGCGATGTGGGCGGATACAAGGAAATCATTTCACGCGTGATCGGCCAGGGGGCCTACTCACGCCTGAAATTCGAGTCCGGCGCCCACCGCGTACAGCGTGTTCCACAGACTGAGGCCCAGGGTCGCATCCACACCTCGGCCTGTACGGTAGCG from Acidiferrobacteraceae bacterium carries:
- the prfA gene encoding peptide chain release factor 1; translated protein: MNPAIEAKLDHLVQRGDELNALLSEPEVINDQKRFRALAQEHAEVTPVVEKYEEYRSAQANLDSVEGMLRDSDAEMRSMAQEELPQAQERVAALEDELKKLLLPRDPNDSRNVFLEIRAGTGGDEASLFAADLFRMYSAYAEKRGWKVEVLSSHGSDVGGYKEIISRVIGQGAYSRLKFESGAHRVQRVPQTEAQGRIHTSACTVAVMPEAEEIDEISINPADLRIDTYRASGAGGQHVNRTDSAVRITHLPSGIVVECQDERSQHKNKARAMSVLQAKLLQAEQDKQQSEQAATRRSLVGSGDRSERIRTYNFPQGRITDHRINLTLYKLEQAMAGDLDEIIDPLIAADQADQLAALAG